The nucleotide window CTTTAATCGATATTCACCGGGATGCCGTTCCGCCTGATGTCTACAGTGCTGTCATTGAGGATCAACCCGTCACAAAAATTAAACTTGTGGTGGGCCGGGAGAATCCCAGGATGAGTTCAAATCTTCAGTTTGCCAAGCAACTGAAGGCGGCTGTTGATGAAACCCATCCGGGTTTAATTGAAGGAATTCTTCTTTCCAGGGGTGATTTTAACCAGGACCTGGCACCGCGTTCTATTCTAATTGAAGTGGGTTCCCACACAAACAGCCGCGAGGCAGCGCAGCGAGGGATAGCCTTATTTGCCGAGGCTTTACCTAAGGTTTTTGGAATTACAGGAATCAGGCCTGAAGTTGGCCCTCCTGCTCCCCCTACTAACCGGGGAGACTGGCGTGCCCTTTTCTGGGGAGTCCTGATTGTGGGAGGAGCGATAGCCGGATTTTTATATCTCAATACCGGGAGCTGGAAAGGAGCCTGGGAGCAATTCCGCAACTTTTTCCAGGTGGAGTTTCCGAACAAAAAAAGAGGAGAAAAGTAAAAAAAATAGGAGTCCGGCCGTGCAAGAAGCTTGCGCATCAAGATAGGGAGGAGAGTAATCCAAACCGATGCCTTTTGCGTGGAGTATTGTATTGGGCCTGGCTGCAGGAACACTGGCCAGGCTTTCTATGCTTCGGATAGACTACAGGCAGTACCCTACATATCCCCACGGCGTTTTGACTCATCTGGCTTTAGGTTTTATCGCGGCTTTAATTGGTTCCGTTCTTGTGCCTGCCCTGGTGTTCAAGGAATTTACTGCAGTGACCTTTTTGGCTCTCGCGGCGCAGGAATTCCGGCAGGTGCGGAACATGGAACGGGAAACTCTCACAAAATTAGAAGACGCAGAACTCGTACCGCGTGGTTTTGATTATATCGAGGGAATTGCAAAAACCTTTGAAGCCAGGAATTACCTGACAATGGCCACAGCTCTGGCCGTTAGTGGGGTTGCTTTTGCGCTTGGTTGGAAGGTTGCCTTAGGAGTCGCCGTTTTGTTATTAATTGCTTCCCAATTTTTAATGAAAGGTAAGGTCGTGGGCGATCTCGCGGAGGTGGTCCCAGCGCGTCTTCATTTTCAAGGATCTCTCCTCATGGTAGATGACATTTTCATGATGAATGTGGGTCAGCCTGATGCAAGAGATAAAATACTGGCAGAGGGGCTTGCTGTTTTAATTAAACCAAAAAACGATAACGGCAGGGCAACCCTTCACCATGTCGGACAGCGGCAGGCAATTCTTCATACTGCCGCCGCCTTGCTGGGAACAAAGCGGGAGATCGGGGAGTTGGAGTTTACCCCGCTGGCGCGGAAAAATATTGATACCGGTGCCGTCGGAGTGTTTATTTTGCCTATTGAAAAAGATTTCGACTGTCTCCGGGAAATCATCAACCGGGTTCCCGTTTTAGAAAGTGCATCCCGAAAACCCTTATCATCCCGGGCAGGAAGAATCGCAGCCGATTAAGGGGCTGGAGAGATTATGGGGACAGAATTGATCGGAGCAGTTTTGGCGGTCATTACGCTTGACCCGGGGCTTGTAACAGGTGGAGCGCCTATTTTTATCGCACATTCCCGGGAAGAACAGGAAAGGATGGCCCTTGTTTTAAGCCGCATCTTAAAAGGAATGGTCCATGATTTAGAAAACGGCGTATTAATTATAGTCAAGCATTAGGAGTTGTTTATGATCAAAGTTATTTATCACTGTTATGGCGGTTCTCACTCTTCCGTAACAACTGCGGGCATCCACCTGGGCCTTCTTCCGTGGGACCGCATCCCTAACGCTTCGGAGATTCTCCAGGTACCTCACTTCGACGGGAACGAGCCGATTGCCCACGGGCATTTCCGTTTAATCGGGTATGATTATGCGGGGAATGAAGTATATGTCCTGGGGAAACGCACCCTGGGGCGGAATGTCACTTGTCTGTTACAAAAGGTAGCACAAATTATTGGATGTTCCCATGCTCTTTATCCTGTTGATACTACAGCGCCCGTTAATCTTTTGATGATCTTCGGGGGGTTTTTGTCGAGGGGTTTAAAATTGGCCCCGCTGGGGAGACCGCTTGTCATCCTGGGAACCCAATTAGCATACTTTCGTTTTGTACAGCTCGCAGATCAGGTCGAGGAGAACCTGAGGAAAAGAAACAAGGAACAACTGAGCTCCCTGGAGCAGATTCCAACCCCGCGTGTGGTTTTTTATATCTGCCCTCAAGACTTCAGACTCGCCCTGCTTACCGCCGGTTTTCATTTATATTCGGAGGCGCCTGATGATTTTGTTCTTGAGTGGGCATTAGAACAAAAACAGTTTTCAGGTGAGATTGGAACTATATCATATCTGGGTTCTCACGAAGGGCATGATCTTTACCTTGTTGGCGCGGCAGGAGAGCCTCAAATTGTCGCCAGGACCCTGCGGGAACTGCGAAATCTTTTGAGAGTTTCCCGTGCTGATTGGTATGTGGTGGAATCGCACCTCACACCATCTCTGTTTTACAGGGGGGTTGCCCTCTTCTTTAAGCTATTAGGCTGGAGGAAGGCAATCCGTTTTTTTGAAAAGAGGGTTTTTCGTAAATTGATACATGCCTGCAGGCACGAGGGATACCGGGTTAAAGCCTCCTTAAAGGATGGGGTTCTTGACGAAACGTGATCACTCCGGGATAATGGTAAAAAAACATGGAGTTCGGGCTGAAGAATGGACTACCGGAAGAGATCAGGAGTAACAATTGCAGGGGTAAAACCAGGTACGATCTCGGACGCTCTTAAGATCGCGGCAGGAGATCGCTTGCTTACGGTAAACTGCGTGGTCCCACGCGACTTACTGGAATACAGGTACTTGATCAGCGGAGAAAAGGTGAAACTCAGGGTCCGCCGGCGAAGTGGAAAAACTGAACAATTTGTGATTGCCAAGGACTATGACGCTGACCTGGGGTTGACTTTTAGAACCGATTGTTTTGACGGAATCCGCCGTTGCAGGAATAAGTGCATTTTTTGTTTCATGGATCAACTTCCCCCGGGGCTCCGGCCTTCTCTTTATGAAAAAGATGACGATTACCGGCTTTCTTTTTTGCACGGAAGCTTTATTACCTTGACCAATCTTGCTCCCCCGGACATCCACCGCATTCTTACTTTCCACTTAAGCCCCCTCTACCTTTCAGTGCACAGCACTGATCCTGTGCTCAGGGGAAAAATTTTAGGGCGAAAAGAACCTGCCCCGATTTTGAACCAACTGGCTACCCTTGCCGGAGGTGGAATTACCATGCACATTCAAATTGTCCTGTGTCCGGGTATCAATGACGGAGAACATCTCGCGCGAACAATCCGGGATCTAGAAAAATTCTGGCCCCACGTTAACTCAATCGGAATCGTACCTGTTGGCTTAACTAAGTTCCGGGAGAGGCTTCCCTTTTTGCGAGCCTTTACGAAACCGGAGTGCGCAAAATTGATTAAGCAGATTATGAGAATTCAGAAATTTTTCAGACGGGAGTTCGGGTCCACTTTTGTTTACCTGGCAGATGAGTTTTACCTCCGGGCAAACCTCCCCTTTCCCCCGAGTATTTTCTATGACGGGTTTCCTCAGCTGGAAAATGGAATCGGACTCACCCGGCTTTTTTATGACGAATTTCACCGCTGCCTGCCCCTCGCGCCCAGGAGCCTGCACCGGCCGCGCCGTTTTTTTATCGCGACCGGGACTGCAGGGGCAAGAGTATTGCGTCCTCTAGTTGCACGGCTGAATCGCATTAAAAATTTGGATTTAGAACTCATACCCATTCCCAATACTTTTTTTGGCTCCCGGATTAATGTAACGGGGTTACTGACCGGGAAGGATCTTTTATGGGGATTAAAAGGGCTCGCAGGGGCGGATGTCCTGTTGCCCCGGGTTTTGTTGCGACGTGGTAGCTCTCTTTTCTTAGATGGCAGTACTCTTGCAGAGGTAGGTTTTAAACTGGGTTGTAATCTTCATGTTATTGAACCCACCCCGCGCGCCCTTTTAGAAGCAATTTTGTAGTAACTTTGCCTTTTGGAAGTAAAAACCATGAAACAGGTGGAGAGAAATGTGAAAAAACCAGTAGTAGCCATTATTGGTCGCCCTAATGTAGGAAAATCGACCTTATTTAATCGCCTGACCGGGGGTCGCGCCGCAATCGTTGCGGACCGCCCCGGAGTAACGCGGGATCGTCTCTACCGGGATGTAGAGTGGGACCAGCATACCTTTACACTCGTAGATACAGGGGGACTCTTTTTAGAGGATCCCGAATTTGGTGCTCAAGTACATTCGCAGGTTCAAAAGGCAATCGAAGAAGCTGATTTAATTATTTTTTTAGTTGACGCCCGGGTCGGCCCCACTCCTGAGGAGGAAGAGATTGCGCGGGTACTCCAGAAAGGGAGAAAAAAGACGGTTCTTGCAGTGAACAAGGTGGATAACTTTAAAAACTCCCAGGTTATCTATGATTTTTTGGGCCTGGGATTGGGTGAGCCTGTTCCTGTTTCAGCCCTGCACGGCCTTAATATAGATGAACTTCTGGACCAGATTGTTGCTCTCCTTCCTCAAGAGGCTTTTGAAGAGCTGGAAGGGGAAGGTGTTCGCGTTGCCGTTGTGGGAAGACCTAATGTAGGTAAATCTTCCTTAGTAAATACCCTTTTAAGAGAGGAGCGGGTTATTGTCAGTGAAATACCCGGAACGACCCGGGACGCCATCGATACTTTTTTAAGAAAAGAAGATAAAACATATGTAATTGTCGATACATCGGGGATCCGCAGGCGGAGCCGCGTTACTCCGGGCGTAGAACGTTTTAGCGTGATCCGTTCCCTGAAGGTGATTGACCGTGTAGATGTGGTGCTTTTTGTTATAGATGCGACCCAGGGTGTGGTTGAACAGGATAAAAAGATCGGTGGGTATATTGAAGAAACCGGTAAAGGAGTTATAATCATAATCAATAAATGGGATTTAATTAACGGGAACAAGATGAAACAATACGATCTTTTGATCCGGTCTGAACTTGACTTTCTTTTTTACGCTCCTATTCTTTACGTTTCGGCCCTGACGGGGAGAGGTGTGAACCGGATTTTAGAGCTCGTGGATTACGTTGCTGAACAGCGGGGAAAAAGGATTGGTACCGGAAATCTGAATAGCTGGCTAAATGAGTCAATTTATCTTAATCCCCCTCCGTCACCGAAGGGGCAGGAATTAAAATTTTACTACGTTGTTCAGGCCGGGACGAAACCTCCTGTCTTCGTTTTTTTCGTAAATGACCCTGCACTCGTTCATTTTTCTTATAAGCGCTATCTCGAGAACCAGCTTAGAAAAACTTATGGTTATGAAGGGATTCCTATCCGGTTGGTCTTTCGTGCCAGGCGTAAACGATAAATCAGCCAAGGAGGGGGTAGGGTGCATTTCTTTTTGCTTCTTGCAGGGAGTTATTTGCTCGGAGCGGTTCCTTTTGGTTATCTTTTTGGAAGGCTTAAAGGTATTGACCTGCGCGCTCACGGGAGCGGCAACATTGGGACCACCAATGCCTTTCGCGTGCTGGGGCGAAAAGCGGGGATTGTCATCTTTCTTTGTGACTTTACAAAGGGCTTGATTCCGGCGTTTTTGGGAGAAACACTCTTGGGACCGGGATGGGGTGTCGCGGCAGGGCTGGCTGCAATAATCGGCCATAACTGGTCAGTTTTTCTCGGTTTCCGGGGCGGTCGGGGGGTTGCCACGGGCGCCGGGGTGGTCCTTGCTCTGATGCCGGAAGTAATTTTGCTGGCTTTCGGGATCTGGGTGGTTGTTGTTTTTCTCACCGGTTACATCTCCCTGGCATCAATTGTTGCCGCTTTGTCTGTCCCTGTGATTGCCTTCTTTTTACATGAACCTTTGATTTACTTTTTGTTTGCAATTCCCGCCCCCCTTTTTATTGTTATTAAGCATCTACCTAATATTCGCCGCCTCCAGAAGGGTACCGAAACCCGGATTCGTTTTCGATAAACGCGGGTGAGCAGAAAGGAGGAAGAGGTTTGGGAGAACAGATTGCCATTCTGGGGGCAGGGAGTTGGGGTACGGCCCTTGCTGTTCATCTTGCTGCCAAGGGGGGAGCGGTTAGGCTCTGGGCGCGGTCCCCGGAGATGGCCCGGCAACTTTCGGAAAGCCGGGAAAACCAGAAATATTTACCTGGAGTTTATCTCTCCGTTAGCATCGAAGTCAGCTCAGACCTTCCGCTGGTCCTTAAAGATGCGGAGGTCGTTATTCTTGCTGTTCCTTCACAATGCATCCGGGAAGTGGCAAGATTGACCCGTTCTTTTATCCACCCGCGGTGCTACCTGGTTAATGCTGCCAAAGGCCTGGAAAACAACACTTGTCTCCGCCTTTCACAGGTACTTTGCGAAGAATTGCCCGAATTTACCGGACGGTTGACGGTACTTTCCGGGCCAAGCCACGCTGAAGAAGTAAGCCGGGGGATACCTACTGCCGTAGTAGTTGCGGCGCAGGACCAGAAGGCCGCCGAATATATTCAAGATGTCTTTATGGCTTCAAGTTTTCGGGTTTATACGAATTCCGACCTGGTGGGGGTAGAGCTTGGGGGCGCGTTAAAGAATATCATTGCGCTTGGAGCGGGGATTGCCGAGGGTTTAGGCTTTGGGGATAATACCAAGGCGGCCTTGATAACGCGAGGTTTAACAGAAATTGCTCGCCTGGGTGTAGCCCTGGGCGCTAATCCCCTCACCTTTCTTGGACTTACAGGAGTAGGAGACCTGGTCGTGACCGCGACGAGTATGCACAGCAGGAACAGACGGGCGGGGATTCTTTTAGGCCAGGGGTTCGCTCTTCAAGAAGCCCTCCAAAAAGTGGGGATGGTCGTTGAAGGGATAACGACTACCAGCGCTGCATGCAAGCTTGCCTCTCGCTGCGGAATTGAAATGCCGATTACAGAACAAACCTACCAGGTTCTTTTCGCCGGTTTACCACCGCAAGTTGCTGTTTCAAACTTGATGTTAAGATCCAAGCGTCATGAGGTGGAAGAGGTATTCTCGAACCGAATCGGTTGGACAATCTAGACTTTCCGAATTGTTAAAAAGGTAATTTTTTTTGCTCCGGTTTCTCGTAAGAGAAACCTTTTTTATTTGAAATGTTGTTTTCTGGTAATACCGGTTAATAACTTACATATACATATTACCGGTAGAAAAAACCGGAAAGAAACAAGTGTGTTACACCTCGCGGAAATGGAATAAAGAGGGATCGTACTGCATAAAAAGAAGTAGGGAGGGGGTTACCCATGGAAAGTCTTAATATTTTTCGTGATATTGCAGAAAGAACCGGCGGGGACGTTTACCTGGGTATCGTGGGACCTGTTCGGACCGGAAAGTCAACTTTTATTAAACGTTTTATGGAGCTGTTGGTATTACCTAACATTGTGAACCCTCACGATCGGGAAAGGGCAAAGGACGAACTACCCCAGAGCGGCGCCGGGAGAATGATCATGACCGTAGAGCCGAAGTTTATTCCTAAAGAAGCTGTAGAAATTTCTATTAAAAATGGACTCAAAATGAAGGTGAGAATGGTTGATTGCGTGGGGTATACGGTCGAAGGTGCTTTGGGGTATGAAGATGAAGAGAGCGTTCCCCGGATGGTCATGACACCGTGGTTTGAAGAGGCAATTCCTTTTCAGGATGCAGCAGAAATCGGAACGCGAAAGGTAATTGCAGATCATTCAACAATTGGGATCGTTATTTTAACCGACGGTACAATTACAGAGATCCCCAGAGAGAATTACCTGGAATCCGAACAAAGAGTGATCGAAGAGCTAAAAGAACTGGGCAAACCTTTTATTGTCATTCTTAATTCACTTTATCCCGAAGCTTTAGAAACGGTAGAACTCGTGAGAAGTCTCGAGGAAAAGCATGACGTTTCCGTACTGCCGCTGAACTGTGCAGAAATGAGCCAGGATGATATTTTAAATATTTTACAGGAGGCCCTCTACGAGTTTCCCGTTCAGGAGGTTAGCGTTAATCTGCCCCGCTGGGTTGAAGAACTTGAGATGATGCACTGGTTGCGTCAAGACTTTGAACGTGCCATCCGGGAGGCGGTTCAGAGCGTAAACAGGATTCGAGATATTGACAGGGCAGTGGAACAAATTCGGGAGAACGAGTTTGTGGCTTCGGCAACACTTGAGGATATCAACCTGGGGACCGGCGTGGCGGTGGTTGATGTCAGGGCCCGGGAAGAACTTTTCTACAAAGTGCTTGAAGAAGTAAGTGGGCTTTCGGTAACTGGAGATCACGACATTCTCCGGTTAATGCGGGACCTGAGCAGGGCCAGTTCGGAGTTAGAAAAAGTGGCTCCTGCACTGGAAGAAGTACGTGAAACCGGATATGGGGTTGTAGCACCAAGTCTCGATGAGATGATTTTAGAAGAACCGGAACTGATCCGGCAAGGGAGTCGTTTCGGGGTACGATTAAAAGCAAGTGCACCCTCCCTTCATATTATTAGAGCCGATATCACTACCGAAATTACTCCGATCATAGGAACAGAAAAGCAGTGTGAAGAACTTGTTCGGTACATGCTGGAAGAATTTGAAGATGATCCTCAGAAGATCTGGCAAAAGGATATTTTCGGAAAATCCCTGCACGAATTGGTGAGAGAGGGAATCCAAAATAAGCTGCATCGAATGCCTGAAAATGCGCAATCCAAGCTCCAGGAAACGGTACAGCGGATTGTGAACGAGGGGAGCGGGGGGCTTATTTGTATCATTATTTAAGCTGAAACGGTCATGTTTGGCCGATTTTTTTGGGGGCTAAATAAAAAAGGAGATATTTTTACGAAAACAGGCTAAATCGAAATAAAAACGAAGTAAAGCAGGACTTGACCGCGATTGTCTCGAACTAAGTAAAAGTGTATAAAAAATAAGAATGGCTATTTTCGATGGGAGCTAGGAGAGATGGCGATGGAAGAAGTTATCGGCATCGGACTGCTGGGAGCAGGGACTGTTGGTTCGGGTGTGGTCAAGTTGCTTCAGGAAAACGCGCTGCAGATTATGCAGCGCGTCGGGAAACGGGTCGAAATCAAAAAAGTTTTGGAGCGGGACCCGGAAAAACCGCGCCTTTTAGGGATACCGAAAGAACGTGTCACAAATGATTTTGAAGCTGTTTTAAAAGATCCGGAGGTTCAGATAATTGTCGAACTGCTGGGCGGCAGCGAACCTGCGCGGCGCTACATCAAGGAGGCGTTACGGCAGGGGAAGCACGTAGTTACAGCAAATAAAGACGTTGTGGCAGCCTACGGGAAAGAATTATTTGAAGCGGCGGAGCAGGGACATGCCGATTTTTGCTTTGAAGCCAGTGTGGGCGGCGGAATTCCCGTAATCCGCATTTTAAAAGAAAGTTTGGCAGCCAATAAAATCGAAGAGGTAATTGGGATTGTCAACGGTACGACAAATTATATTCTCACCCGGATGAGCGAGGAAGAATCGGACTTTACGACTGCACTTCAAGCCGCCCAATCGGCCGGGTACGCCGAGGCGGACCCAACTGCTGATATTGAAGGATATGATGCCGCCCGGAAGATCGCGATTTTGGCTTCTATTGCTTTCAATACTCGTGTTACTCCTGATGATGTCTTCGTCGAGGGAATTGCTAAAATTACTCCCGAAGATATTAACTACGCCCGGGAGCTTGGTTATGTAATTAAACTCCTCGCGATTGCCAGGGCGCGCGAGGAAGAAATTGAAGCGCGCGTTCATCCCGCATTTCTTCCCCAGGACCATCCCCTGGCTTCTGTCCGCGGGGTATTTAACGCGATTTTTATTAAGGGCAACGCGGTAGGAGAAACGATGTTTTATGGTCAGGGAGCAGGCCAGATGCCTACTGCGAGCGCCGTTGTGGGAGATATCATGGAAATTATTCGTAATATCGAGAGCGCCAGTACAGGACGTTTTTCCTGTACATGTTTTTTAACAAGAAAGATCCGGTCTCGGGGCAGAATTTCGAGCAAGTACTACGTCCGTTTAATTGTAAAAGATCAGCCCGGTGTTCTTGCAAGTATTGCGGGAGTTTTCGGTAACCACCAGGTAAGCCTTGCCTCTGTAATTCAGAAAAGGACACTGACTCTTTCCGGGGAAATGATGGCTGAAATTGTTGTTATCACCCATGAGGTTCAAGAACAGAACATCCAGGACGCACTTACCATTATCAAGGGCCTTTCTATTGTCGGTTCAATTGAGAATGTCATCCGGGTGGAAGGGAGCAGGCGAGTATGATCTGGCAGGGGGTAATTAAAGCCTACTCTCCTTTTCTTCCTGTAACCGAAAAGACCCCGGTGGTAACCCTTTATGAAGGAAATACGATCTTGCTCCCCGCTTCTCGTCTCTCCAGGCGCCTTAATATCGATCTTTATCTTAAGTTTGAGGGTCAAAATCCTACCGGCTCCTTCAAGGACCGGGGGATGACCGTAGCTGTGAGTAAAGCCCTGGAAAACGGGGCGCGGGCGGTGATGTGTGCATCGACCGGAAATACGTCGGCCTCCGCTGCTGCTTTTGCGGCGCGGGCGGGGATCAAGTGCATTGTCCTGGTGCCTGACGGTTATATTGCTCTGGGAAAGCTTGCTCAGGCATTAATCTACGGGGCGGAGGTTATTGCAATTCAAGGCAATTTTGACGCCGCTCTGCAACTTGTACGCAAAATTACACAAGATTATCCCCTCACTCTGGTCAATTCTCTTAACCCCCACCGGATCGAAGGCCAAAAAACAGCAGCCTTCGAGGTATGCGACCAGTTGGGTTTTGCCCCTGATTACCTAGCGCTTCCGGTGGGAAACGCGGGTAATATTACAGCCTACTGGAAAGGGTTTCAGGAATACTGCGCGGCGGGACGCACGGATCAAACCCCCCGGATGTTGGGTTTTCAGGCAGCAGGCGCGGCTCCGATTGTGCGCGGGGAGATGGTGCTCGAACCTCAAACCGTCGCGACCGCAATTCGCATTGGAAATCCTGCCAGCTGGCAGGGCGCTTTGCAAGCAGTTCGAGAGTCTGACGGAAGAATCAAGATGGTCACAGACGAAGAAATCCTCGCCGCTTATCAACTGATTGCCAGGGAGGAGGGGCTTTTTGTCGAACCGGCTTCGGCCGCGGCCCTAGCCGGGGTGATTGGGCTCGCGGGAGAAGGCTTTTTCCCTCCAACCAGCCGGGTTGTGTGCATTATGACGGGGCATGGCTTAAAAGACCCGGATACAACCCTGCGAACCTGTCACCTCCAGCCTGCGGTGGTTCCCGCGCGGGAAGAGATGGTCCTGGATATTTTGCGAAAAATTAACGTTCTATGATAGGACAAGGTGGGGCGTAATGAGCAAAAAAGTTACTGTGAAGGTTCCCGCAACAACCGCGAATTTGGGACCCGGTTTTGACAGCCTGGGGATGGCCTTGAATTTATACAATACAGTTGTACTTGAGGAGGCGGAAAATTTAGGTTGCGAAATTGAAATTGTGGGGGAAGGAGAGACTTTCCTCCCCCGGGATACTACTAATCTCGTTTTTCGCGCAGTCGAAACCCTCGCTAAACGGGCTTGTTATCGTTCCCGCGGCTGGAAACTTCGCCTGGAAAATAGAATTCCCTTGCAACGCGGGTTGGGAAGTAGTGCCGCTGCAATTGTGGGGGGTTTAATTGCGGCAAACAGCATTACCGGAAACCGCTTCAC belongs to Bacillota bacterium and includes:
- the der gene encoding ribosome biogenesis GTPase Der; the protein is MKKPVVAIIGRPNVGKSTLFNRLTGGRAAIVADRPGVTRDRLYRDVEWDQHTFTLVDTGGLFLEDPEFGAQVHSQVQKAIEEADLIIFLVDARVGPTPEEEEIARVLQKGRKKTVLAVNKVDNFKNSQVIYDFLGLGLGEPVPVSALHGLNIDELLDQIVALLPQEAFEELEGEGVRVAVVGRPNVGKSSLVNTLLREERVIVSEIPGTTRDAIDTFLRKEDKTYVIVDTSGIRRRSRVTPGVERFSVIRSLKVIDRVDVVLFVIDATQGVVEQDKKIGGYIEETGKGVIIIINKWDLINGNKMKQYDLLIRSELDFLFYAPILYVSALTGRGVNRILELVDYVAEQRGKRIGTGNLNSWLNESIYLNPPPSPKGQELKFYYVVQAGTKPPVFVFFVNDPALVHFSYKRYLENQLRKTYGYEGIPIRLVFRARRKR
- a CDS encoding DUF512 domain-containing protein, with the translated sequence MDYRKRSGVTIAGVKPGTISDALKIAAGDRLLTVNCVVPRDLLEYRYLISGEKVKLRVRRRSGKTEQFVIAKDYDADLGLTFRTDCFDGIRRCRNKCIFCFMDQLPPGLRPSLYEKDDDYRLSFLHGSFITLTNLAPPDIHRILTFHLSPLYLSVHSTDPVLRGKILGRKEPAPILNQLATLAGGGITMHIQIVLCPGINDGEHLARTIRDLEKFWPHVNSIGIVPVGLTKFRERLPFLRAFTKPECAKLIKQIMRIQKFFRREFGSTFVYLADEFYLRANLPFPPSIFYDGFPQLENGIGLTRLFYDEFHRCLPLAPRSLHRPRRFFIATGTAGARVLRPLVARLNRIKNLDLELIPIPNTFFGSRINVTGLLTGKDLLWGLKGLAGADVLLPRVLLRRGSSLFLDGSTLAEVGFKLGCNLHVIEPTPRALLEAIL
- a CDS encoding YIEGIA family protein, which translates into the protein MPFAWSIVLGLAAGTLARLSMLRIDYRQYPTYPHGVLTHLALGFIAALIGSVLVPALVFKEFTAVTFLALAAQEFRQVRNMERETLTKLEDAELVPRGFDYIEGIAKTFEARNYLTMATALAVSGVAFALGWKVALGVAVLLLIASQFLMKGKVVGDLAEVVPARLHFQGSLLMVDDIFMMNVGQPDARDKILAEGLAVLIKPKNDNGRATLHHVGQRQAILHTAAALLGTKREIGELEFTPLARKNIDTGAVGVFILPIEKDFDCLREIINRVPVLESASRKPLSSRAGRIAAD
- the plsY gene encoding glycerol-3-phosphate 1-O-acyltransferase PlsY, yielding MHFFLLLAGSYLLGAVPFGYLFGRLKGIDLRAHGSGNIGTTNAFRVLGRKAGIVIFLCDFTKGLIPAFLGETLLGPGWGVAAGLAAIIGHNWSVFLGFRGGRGVATGAGVVLALMPEVILLAFGIWVVVVFLTGYISLASIVAALSVPVIAFFLHEPLIYFLFAIPAPLFIVIKHLPNIRRLQKGTETRIRFR
- a CDS encoding DUF3189 family protein, with the translated sequence MIKVIYHCYGGSHSSVTTAGIHLGLLPWDRIPNASEILQVPHFDGNEPIAHGHFRLIGYDYAGNEVYVLGKRTLGRNVTCLLQKVAQIIGCSHALYPVDTTAPVNLLMIFGGFLSRGLKLAPLGRPLVILGTQLAYFRFVQLADQVEENLRKRNKEQLSSLEQIPTPRVVFYICPQDFRLALLTAGFHLYSEAPDDFVLEWALEQKQFSGEIGTISYLGSHEGHDLYLVGAAGEPQIVARTLRELRNLLRVSRADWYVVESHLTPSLFYRGVALFFKLLGWRKAIRFFEKRVFRKLIHACRHEGYRVKASLKDGVLDET
- the thrC gene encoding threonine synthase, coding for MIWQGVIKAYSPFLPVTEKTPVVTLYEGNTILLPASRLSRRLNIDLYLKFEGQNPTGSFKDRGMTVAVSKALENGARAVMCASTGNTSASAAAFAARAGIKCIVLVPDGYIALGKLAQALIYGAEVIAIQGNFDAALQLVRKITQDYPLTLVNSLNPHRIEGQKTAAFEVCDQLGFAPDYLALPVGNAGNITAYWKGFQEYCAAGRTDQTPRMLGFQAAGAAPIVRGEMVLEPQTVATAIRIGNPASWQGALQAVRESDGRIKMVTDEEILAAYQLIAREEGLFVEPASAAALAGVIGLAGEGFFPPTSRVVCIMTGHGLKDPDTTLRTCHLQPAVVPAREEMVLDILRKINVL
- the spoIVA gene encoding stage IV sporulation protein A, with the translated sequence MESLNIFRDIAERTGGDVYLGIVGPVRTGKSTFIKRFMELLVLPNIVNPHDRERAKDELPQSGAGRMIMTVEPKFIPKEAVEISIKNGLKMKVRMVDCVGYTVEGALGYEDEESVPRMVMTPWFEEAIPFQDAAEIGTRKVIADHSTIGIVILTDGTITEIPRENYLESEQRVIEELKELGKPFIVILNSLYPEALETVELVRSLEEKHDVSVLPLNCAEMSQDDILNILQEALYEFPVQEVSVNLPRWVEELEMMHWLRQDFERAIREAVQSVNRIRDIDRAVEQIRENEFVASATLEDINLGTGVAVVDVRAREELFYKVLEEVSGLSVTGDHDILRLMRDLSRASSELEKVAPALEEVRETGYGVVAPSLDEMILEEPELIRQGSRFGVRLKASAPSLHIIRADITTEITPIIGTEKQCEELVRYMLEEFEDDPQKIWQKDIFGKSLHELVREGIQNKLHRMPENAQSKLQETVQRIVNEGSGGLICIII
- a CDS encoding NAD(P)H-dependent glycerol-3-phosphate dehydrogenase encodes the protein MGEQIAILGAGSWGTALAVHLAAKGGAVRLWARSPEMARQLSESRENQKYLPGVYLSVSIEVSSDLPLVLKDAEVVILAVPSQCIREVARLTRSFIHPRCYLVNAAKGLENNTCLRLSQVLCEELPEFTGRLTVLSGPSHAEEVSRGIPTAVVVAAQDQKAAEYIQDVFMASSFRVYTNSDLVGVELGGALKNIIALGAGIAEGLGFGDNTKAALITRGLTEIARLGVALGANPLTFLGLTGVGDLVVTATSMHSRNRRAGILLGQGFALQEALQKVGMVVEGITTTSAACKLASRCGIEMPITEQTYQVLFAGLPPQVAVSNLMLRSKRHEVEEVFSNRIGWTI
- a CDS encoding homoserine dehydrogenase produces the protein MEEVIGIGLLGAGTVGSGVVKLLQENALQIMQRVGKRVEIKKVLERDPEKPRLLGIPKERVTNDFEAVLKDPEVQIIVELLGGSEPARRYIKEALRQGKHVVTANKDVVAAYGKELFEAAEQGHADFCFEASVGGGIPVIRILKESLAANKIEEVIGIVNGTTNYILTRMSEEESDFTTALQAAQSAGYAEADPTADIEGYDAARKIAILASIAFNTRVTPDDVFVEGIAKITPEDINYARELGYVIKLLAIARAREEEIEARVHPAFLPQDHPLASVRGVFNAIFIKGNAVGETMFYGQGAGQMPTASAVVGDIMEIIRNIESASTGRFSCTCFLTRKIRSRGRISSKYYVRLIVKDQPGVLASIAGVFGNHQVSLASVIQKRTLTLSGEMMAEIVVITHEVQEQNIQDALTIIKGLSIVGSIENVIRVEGSRRV